One Vidua chalybeata isolate OUT-0048 chromosome 13, bVidCha1 merged haplotype, whole genome shotgun sequence genomic window carries:
- the ALPK3 gene encoding alpha-protein kinase 3 isoform X3, producing the protein MARALRRSGSTFCAIISQLTEETQPLFETTIKSRAVSEDSDAKFTCIVTGYPQPEVTWYKDDEEMDRYCGLPKYEIFRHGNRHTLQLYKCREEDAGIYQASARNNKGIVSCSGVLEVGTMTEFKIHQKWFDKIKRKAEEKMQEIEQGKKRGKENVEVEKLQGMSPERLQRKRRLARDQNLRSGDSSWEKEDAAKVHVADSQSRLHKDIAETKEQPLSAMPGFPNKLVAPLKAEVTTNGDATLESGENGNNFLTYIYETVEDLATKPGAKDSAAKKKKKVEAPSAPRQEASKREESGRDRANPSANPRFAPPVPLRRNARLRAANDQEVETSPKLKEPGKAVKQDTKPNDDMYFSLKDMYFDKQVKPAAEKEEMGAKEEAGSEAALQPVAASRQAEDASLASEVLEAGPVLSEGQRGQQQEQKLEGSKEVAARVGQSPGDLKHPLSSPTKETSQQASKLEEVRKEMPDCQETRGAVKRTNPRFRPQEPPKPPARSPDHVQSGKEHPPPRKQAERHSRALEDRETQQGLLNQENKSQGGEESLLKNLTPPEPGENTPLEQIPCQTVKDGKSKEARAQLSGSHPGVRTGGSHAAEPCLGAVHREAGGTPLGHQNTQNETAAPASVPLAKEEPLPAPAVRPSVAQEALLASNRSPGMEATAGEVPSGAQLLPPASGEMEITTIDGLAPREMFSAITSEKENAKPVPIGPQGKEGGLLTATAPCQEPAASAGTWEGVSEVQPQVPLILPDPERSQEMSVEEKMQHKNLVSSLKNYLLLLLKMSDSNKDATKEDTDSGDKEQLNAGEGMIPEIGIAGLSPRTSRKVLEKVQNNQLFQTAENLPLTPRTSRRITGMINEEFVTSKEMLACRPVPPKRRTWGAPEAKGPPPLSVPSIVVGSMPPAGVAPHPSDLPPVSSEESPADPLAALPCATPEELALGARRKIYLPKPKQVGVEEVATPESLGHTRSPTVSPRQSRKNASLLHSPASAPSSPSEQCSPTLMRKMATLEVPKLYEEPAGDTIGDEEVPGDAKPEAQPAESQSTNNPFKAPQVVRKIRAEQFSDASGNLKLWCQFFNILSDSKLTWYKDEIPVAEAQRSAGDEGQAALAVVQASQKDCGVYRCVISNEYGTDSTDFLLSPEVLSGFILREEIEVGEEIEMTPMVFAKGLADAGYWGDKLFGRVVSEDMEVGAGFLRKACRARAIYGLEPVFESGRTCVIKVHNFIVFGTKNENSLIEKNYDITIQECKVQNSSREYCKIFAAEARAVPDFGAVPEIIPLYLIYRPANNIPYATMEEDLGRPCEQYCVTERDGSLVARGTSEIVLKCCTFQHWVYQWTNGNILVTDMEGVGWKLTNVRIATNLKGYQGLKESCFPSLLEQFPAAHRCNHYCSILGLKMLEPAKPKGSKSPCLGRKSAQSSPQLQKKVLTSPQGTRKASVSPKSSRRSAETGEAPTACKPRSGESNRAGCPQ; encoded by the exons GGTATCCACAGCCAGAGGTGACATGGTACAAGGATGATGAGGAAATGGATCGCTATTGTGGCTTACCCAAGTATGAGATATTCCGTCATGGAAACCGCCACACCCTGCAGCTCTACAA GTGCCGAGAAGAGGATGCAGGCATTTACCAGGCCTCAGCTAGAAATAACAAAGGCATTGTGTCCTGCTCTGGTGTGCTGGAAGTGGGAACCATGACAGAGTTTAAAATCCATCAGAAGTGGTTTGACAAAATCAAGAGAAAGGCTGAAGAAAAGATGCAAGAAATAGAACAGGGCAAGAAAcgaggaaaagaaaatgtggaagTGGAGAAGTTGCAAGGAATGAGCCCGGAACGGCTCCAGAGGAAGCGGAGGCTGGCTAGAGATCAGAATCTCCGGTCAGGAGACTCTTCATGGGAGAAGGAAGACGCAGCAAAAGTGCACGTTGCAGATTCACAGTCCAGGTTACACAAGGATATTGCCGAGACAAAGGAGCAGCCACTCAGTGCAATGCCAGGCTTCCCAAACAAACTAGTGGCACCTCTGAAAGCTGAGGTGACCACCAATGGAGACGCCACTTTGGAAAGTGGGGAGAACGGGAACAACTTTCTCACGTACATCTATGAGACAGTGGAGGACTTGGCAACCAAGCCAGGGGCAAAAGACTCTgcagctaaaaagaaaaagaaggtggAGGCTCCTTCAGCACCAAGACAGGAAGCTTCTAAGCGAGAAGAAAGTGGGAGAGACAGGGCCAATCCATCTGCAAATCCCAGGTTTGCTCCTCCTGTCCCCTTACGGAGGAATGCACGTTTACGAGCAGCAAATGATCAAGAAGTGGAAACTAGTCCAAAACTCAAAGAGCCTGGGAAAGCTGTGAAACAGGACACTAAACCTAATGATGACATGTACTTCTCTTTAAAGGACATGTATTTTGATAAGCAAGTGAAGCCAGCGGCAGAGAAGGAGGAGATGGGAGCCAAGGAGGAGGCCGGGAGTGaggctgccctgcagcctgtggcagCCAGCAGACAGGCAGAGGATGCTTCACTGGCCTCTGAGGTGTTGGAGGCAGGACCTGTGCTGTCCGAGGGTCAGAGAGGCCAGCAACAAGAACAGAAGTTGGAGGGAAGCAAAGAG gtTGCAGCAAGAGTTGGACAGTCTCCTGGTGACCTAAAGCATCCATTGTCCAGTCCAACCAAAGAGACCAGTCAGCAAGCCAGTAAGTTAGAGGAGGTCAGGAAAGAGATGCCTGATTGCCAGGAGACCAGGGGGGCTGTGAAAAGGACAAATCCTCGGTTTAGGCCTCAGGAGCCACCAAAGCCACCAGCACGCTCTCCAGACCATGTACAGTCTGGCAAGGAGCACCCACCCCCCAGGAAACAGGCAGAAAGACATTCCCGTGCTCTTGAGGACAGAGAGACTCAGCAAGGACTGTTAAATCAAGAGAACAAAAGCCAAGGTGGAGAAGAGTCATTGCTAAAAAATTTGACTCCTCCAGAACCTGGAGAAAACACTCCTCTTGAACAAATCCCATGTCAGACAGTCAAGGATGGGAAGAGCAAAGAGGCAAGAGCACAGTTGTCTGGGAGCCATCCTGGTGTGAGGACAGGAGGGAGTCATGCAGCAGAGCCATGTCTTGGGGCTGtgcacagggaggcaggagggacaCCTTTGGGCCATCAGAACAcccaaaatgaaacagcagctcctgcttcagTTCCTCTTGCCAAGGAAGAGCCgcttcctgctcctgcagtgaGACCATCAGTGGCTCAGGAGGCGCTGCTGGCATCTAATAGAAGTCCAGGGATGGAGGCCACTGCAGGAGAGGTCCCATCTggagcccagctgctgcctcctgcaagTGGAGAAATGGAAATCACAACAATAGATGGACTTGCCCCACGAGAGATGTTTTCAGCCATCACTTCAGAGAAGGAGAATGCTAAGCCAGTGCCCATAGGACCtcaagggaaggagggaggactCCTGACAGCCACAGCTCCATGCCAGGAACCAGCAGCATCTGCCGGGACTTGGGAAGGAGTCTCTGAGGTTCAGCCACAGGTACCGCTGATTCTGCCTGACCCCGAGAGATCTCAGGAGATGTCTGTGGAGGAGAAAATGCAGCACAAAAACCTGGTTTCCTCCTTAAAGAACTACCTGCTGCTACTTCTAAAAATGTCAGATAGCAATAAGGATGCCACAAAAGAGGACACTGACTCTGGAgacaaggagcagctgaatgCAGGGGAAGGCATGATCCCAGAGATAGGCATTGCTGGCCTTAGCCCTCGCACCTCAAGGAAAGTTTTGGAAAAAGTACAAAACAACCAGCTCTTCCAGACAGCAGAGAATTTGCCTCTGACCCCCAGGACATCCAGACGGATCACAGGAATGATTAATGAGGAATTTGTTACCAGCAAGGAGATGCTGGCTTGCAGGCCTGTGCCACCAAAGAGACGCACCTGGGGGGCTCCTGAAGCCAAGGGGCCACCCCCACTCTCAGTACCCTCCATTGTGGTGGGCAGCATGCCTCCAGCAGGAGTGGCTCCTCATCCTTCTGATTTGCCTCCAGTGAGCTCTGAAGAAAGCCCTGCTGACCCTCTGGCAGCGCTACCTTGTGCCACACCAGAAGAGCTTGCTTTGGGGGCCCGGCGCAAAATATACCTGCCAAAACCCAAACAGGTGGGGGTGGAAGAGGTGGCAACCCCAGAGAGCCTGGGGCACACAAGAAGTCCAACTGTTTCACCACGGCAATCCAGGAAGAATGCATCCCTGTTGCATTCTCCTGCCTCAGCTCCATCCTCTCCCTCAGAGCAGTGTTCTCCAACCCTCATGAGGAAGATGGCCACGTTGGAGGTTCCTAAGCTGTATGAGGAGCCTGCGGGTGACACCATTGGTGATGAAGAGGTCCCTGGAGATGCTAAGCCAGAAGCACAGCCAGCAGAGTCCCAGAGTACAAATAACCCATTTAAAG CTCCACAGGTGGTCCGTAAGATCAGGGCAGAACAATTTTCTGATGCATCAGGAAACTTGAAACTTTGGTGCCAGTTCTTCAATATATTGAGCGATTCCAAGCTGACGTGGTACAAGGATGAGATCCCTGTAGCTGAAGCCCAAAGGAG tgctggCGATGAGGGCCAGGCAGCTTTGGCTGTTGTGCAGGCATCCCAGAAGGATTGCGGAGTCTATCGGTGTGTGATCAGCAACGAGTATGGCACAGACTCCACAGATTTCCTGCTCAGCCCAGAAG TGTTGTCAGGATTTATCCTGCGGGAAGAGATTGAAG TTGGAGAGGAGATCGAGATGACACCCATGGTGTTTGCCAAGGGTTTGGCTGATGCAGGCTATTGGGGGGATAAGCTCTTCGGGCGCGTGGTGAGCGAGGACATGGAAGTGGGTGCTGGTTTCCTGCGCAAAGCCTGCCGTGCCAGAGCCATCTACGGCCTGGAGCCTGTCTTCGAGTCCGGCCGCACCTGCGTTATCAAAGTGCACAATTTCATCGTCTTTGGGACCAAGAATGAGAACAGCCTTATCGAGAAGAACTATGATATCACCATCCAG GAATGTAAAGTCCAAAACTCCAGCCGTGAGTACTGTAAGATCTTTGCTGCTGAGGCACGAGCAGTCCCTGATTTTGGAGCGGTGCCCGA GATAATTCCTCTGTACCTGATTTATCGTCCAGCCAACAACATCCCTTATGCCACAATGGAGGAGGACCTTGGCAGGCCTTGTGAGCAGTACTGTGTCACTGAGAGAGATGGCAGCTTGGTGGCACGAGGCACCTCGGAGATTGTGCTCAAATGCTGCACCTTCCAGCATTGGGTTTATCAGTGGACAAATGGAAACATCCTTGTGACTGACATGGAAG GAGTGGGCTGGAAGTTGACCAACGTACGGATCGCTACCAATCTGAAAGG GTACCAGGGGCTGAAGGAGAGctgcttcccctccctgctggagcagttcCCGGCTGCTCACAGGTGCAATCACTACTGCAGTATCCTGGGCCTGAAGATGCTGGAGCCAGCCAAGCCCAAGGGCTCCAAGAgtccctgcctgggcaggaagTCTGCCCAGtccagcccccagctccagAAGAAGGTGCTGACAAGTCCTCAGGGCACCCGCAAGGCTTCTGTGAGCCCCAAGAGCTCCCGGAGATCTGCAGAAACAGGGGAGGCCCCAACAGCCTGCAAACCCAGGTCAGGAGAGAGCAACAGAGCTGGCTGCCCACAGtag
- the ALPK3 gene encoding alpha-protein kinase 3 isoform X4, whose product MEGSRSTFCAIISQLTEETQPLFETTIKSRAVSEDSDAKFTCIVTGYPQPEVTWYKDDEEMDRYCGLPKYEIFRHGNRHTLQLYKCREEDAGIYQASARNNKGIVSCSGVLEVGTMTEFKIHQKWFDKIKRKAEEKMQEIEQGKKRGKENVEVEKLQGMSPERLQRKRRLARDQNLRSGDSSWEKEDAAKVHVADSQSRLHKDIAETKEQPLSAMPGFPNKLVAPLKAEVTTNGDATLESGENGNNFLTYIYETVEDLATKPGAKDSAAKKKKKVEAPSAPRQEASKREESGRDRANPSANPRFAPPVPLRRNARLRAANDQEVETSPKLKEPGKAVKQDTKPNDDMYFSLKDMYFDKQVKPAAEKEEMGAKEEAGSEAALQPVAASRQAEDASLASEVLEAGPVLSEGQRGQQQEQKLEGSKEVAARVGQSPGDLKHPLSSPTKETSQQASKLEEVRKEMPDCQETRGAVKRTNPRFRPQEPPKPPARSPDHVQSGKEHPPPRKQAERHSRALEDRETQQGLLNQENKSQGGEESLLKNLTPPEPGENTPLEQIPCQTVKDGKSKEARAQLSGSHPGVRTGGSHAAEPCLGAVHREAGGTPLGHQNTQNETAAPASVPLAKEEPLPAPAVRPSVAQEALLASNRSPGMEATAGEVPSGAQLLPPASGEMEITTIDGLAPREMFSAITSEKENAKPVPIGPQGKEGGLLTATAPCQEPAASAGTWEGVSEVQPQVPLILPDPERSQEMSVEEKMQHKNLVSSLKNYLLLLLKMSDSNKDATKEDTDSGDKEQLNAGEGMIPEIGIAGLSPRTSRKVLEKVQNNQLFQTAENLPLTPRTSRRITGMINEEFVTSKEMLACRPVPPKRRTWGAPEAKGPPPLSVPSIVVGSMPPAGVAPHPSDLPPVSSEESPADPLAALPCATPEELALGARRKIYLPKPKQVGVEEVATPESLGHTRSPTVSPRQSRKNASLLHSPASAPSSPSEQCSPTLMRKMATLEVPKLYEEPAGDTIGDEEVPGDAKPEAQPAESQSTNNPFKAPQVVRKIRAEQFSDASGNLKLWCQFFNILSDSKLTWYKDEIPVAEAQRSAGDEGQAALAVVQASQKDCGVYRCVISNEYGTDSTDFLLSPEVLSGFILREEIEVGEEIEMTPMVFAKGLADAGYWGDKLFGRVVSEDMEVGAGFLRKACRARAIYGLEPVFESGRTCVIKVHNFIVFGTKNENSLIEKNYDITIQECKVQNSSREYCKIFAAEARAVPDFGAVPEIIPLYLIYRPANNIPYATMEEDLGRPCEQYCVTERDGSLVARGTSEIVLKCCTFQHWVYQWTNGNILVTDMEGVGWKLTNVRIATNLKGYQGLKESCFPSLLEQFPAAHRCNHYCSILGLKMLEPAKPKGSKSPCLGRKSAQSSPQLQKKVLTSPQGTRKASVSPKSSRRSAETGEAPTACKPRSGESNRAGCPQ is encoded by the exons GGTATCCACAGCCAGAGGTGACATGGTACAAGGATGATGAGGAAATGGATCGCTATTGTGGCTTACCCAAGTATGAGATATTCCGTCATGGAAACCGCCACACCCTGCAGCTCTACAA GTGCCGAGAAGAGGATGCAGGCATTTACCAGGCCTCAGCTAGAAATAACAAAGGCATTGTGTCCTGCTCTGGTGTGCTGGAAGTGGGAACCATGACAGAGTTTAAAATCCATCAGAAGTGGTTTGACAAAATCAAGAGAAAGGCTGAAGAAAAGATGCAAGAAATAGAACAGGGCAAGAAAcgaggaaaagaaaatgtggaagTGGAGAAGTTGCAAGGAATGAGCCCGGAACGGCTCCAGAGGAAGCGGAGGCTGGCTAGAGATCAGAATCTCCGGTCAGGAGACTCTTCATGGGAGAAGGAAGACGCAGCAAAAGTGCACGTTGCAGATTCACAGTCCAGGTTACACAAGGATATTGCCGAGACAAAGGAGCAGCCACTCAGTGCAATGCCAGGCTTCCCAAACAAACTAGTGGCACCTCTGAAAGCTGAGGTGACCACCAATGGAGACGCCACTTTGGAAAGTGGGGAGAACGGGAACAACTTTCTCACGTACATCTATGAGACAGTGGAGGACTTGGCAACCAAGCCAGGGGCAAAAGACTCTgcagctaaaaagaaaaagaaggtggAGGCTCCTTCAGCACCAAGACAGGAAGCTTCTAAGCGAGAAGAAAGTGGGAGAGACAGGGCCAATCCATCTGCAAATCCCAGGTTTGCTCCTCCTGTCCCCTTACGGAGGAATGCACGTTTACGAGCAGCAAATGATCAAGAAGTGGAAACTAGTCCAAAACTCAAAGAGCCTGGGAAAGCTGTGAAACAGGACACTAAACCTAATGATGACATGTACTTCTCTTTAAAGGACATGTATTTTGATAAGCAAGTGAAGCCAGCGGCAGAGAAGGAGGAGATGGGAGCCAAGGAGGAGGCCGGGAGTGaggctgccctgcagcctgtggcagCCAGCAGACAGGCAGAGGATGCTTCACTGGCCTCTGAGGTGTTGGAGGCAGGACCTGTGCTGTCCGAGGGTCAGAGAGGCCAGCAACAAGAACAGAAGTTGGAGGGAAGCAAAGAG gtTGCAGCAAGAGTTGGACAGTCTCCTGGTGACCTAAAGCATCCATTGTCCAGTCCAACCAAAGAGACCAGTCAGCAAGCCAGTAAGTTAGAGGAGGTCAGGAAAGAGATGCCTGATTGCCAGGAGACCAGGGGGGCTGTGAAAAGGACAAATCCTCGGTTTAGGCCTCAGGAGCCACCAAAGCCACCAGCACGCTCTCCAGACCATGTACAGTCTGGCAAGGAGCACCCACCCCCCAGGAAACAGGCAGAAAGACATTCCCGTGCTCTTGAGGACAGAGAGACTCAGCAAGGACTGTTAAATCAAGAGAACAAAAGCCAAGGTGGAGAAGAGTCATTGCTAAAAAATTTGACTCCTCCAGAACCTGGAGAAAACACTCCTCTTGAACAAATCCCATGTCAGACAGTCAAGGATGGGAAGAGCAAAGAGGCAAGAGCACAGTTGTCTGGGAGCCATCCTGGTGTGAGGACAGGAGGGAGTCATGCAGCAGAGCCATGTCTTGGGGCTGtgcacagggaggcaggagggacaCCTTTGGGCCATCAGAACAcccaaaatgaaacagcagctcctgcttcagTTCCTCTTGCCAAGGAAGAGCCgcttcctgctcctgcagtgaGACCATCAGTGGCTCAGGAGGCGCTGCTGGCATCTAATAGAAGTCCAGGGATGGAGGCCACTGCAGGAGAGGTCCCATCTggagcccagctgctgcctcctgcaagTGGAGAAATGGAAATCACAACAATAGATGGACTTGCCCCACGAGAGATGTTTTCAGCCATCACTTCAGAGAAGGAGAATGCTAAGCCAGTGCCCATAGGACCtcaagggaaggagggaggactCCTGACAGCCACAGCTCCATGCCAGGAACCAGCAGCATCTGCCGGGACTTGGGAAGGAGTCTCTGAGGTTCAGCCACAGGTACCGCTGATTCTGCCTGACCCCGAGAGATCTCAGGAGATGTCTGTGGAGGAGAAAATGCAGCACAAAAACCTGGTTTCCTCCTTAAAGAACTACCTGCTGCTACTTCTAAAAATGTCAGATAGCAATAAGGATGCCACAAAAGAGGACACTGACTCTGGAgacaaggagcagctgaatgCAGGGGAAGGCATGATCCCAGAGATAGGCATTGCTGGCCTTAGCCCTCGCACCTCAAGGAAAGTTTTGGAAAAAGTACAAAACAACCAGCTCTTCCAGACAGCAGAGAATTTGCCTCTGACCCCCAGGACATCCAGACGGATCACAGGAATGATTAATGAGGAATTTGTTACCAGCAAGGAGATGCTGGCTTGCAGGCCTGTGCCACCAAAGAGACGCACCTGGGGGGCTCCTGAAGCCAAGGGGCCACCCCCACTCTCAGTACCCTCCATTGTGGTGGGCAGCATGCCTCCAGCAGGAGTGGCTCCTCATCCTTCTGATTTGCCTCCAGTGAGCTCTGAAGAAAGCCCTGCTGACCCTCTGGCAGCGCTACCTTGTGCCACACCAGAAGAGCTTGCTTTGGGGGCCCGGCGCAAAATATACCTGCCAAAACCCAAACAGGTGGGGGTGGAAGAGGTGGCAACCCCAGAGAGCCTGGGGCACACAAGAAGTCCAACTGTTTCACCACGGCAATCCAGGAAGAATGCATCCCTGTTGCATTCTCCTGCCTCAGCTCCATCCTCTCCCTCAGAGCAGTGTTCTCCAACCCTCATGAGGAAGATGGCCACGTTGGAGGTTCCTAAGCTGTATGAGGAGCCTGCGGGTGACACCATTGGTGATGAAGAGGTCCCTGGAGATGCTAAGCCAGAAGCACAGCCAGCAGAGTCCCAGAGTACAAATAACCCATTTAAAG CTCCACAGGTGGTCCGTAAGATCAGGGCAGAACAATTTTCTGATGCATCAGGAAACTTGAAACTTTGGTGCCAGTTCTTCAATATATTGAGCGATTCCAAGCTGACGTGGTACAAGGATGAGATCCCTGTAGCTGAAGCCCAAAGGAG tgctggCGATGAGGGCCAGGCAGCTTTGGCTGTTGTGCAGGCATCCCAGAAGGATTGCGGAGTCTATCGGTGTGTGATCAGCAACGAGTATGGCACAGACTCCACAGATTTCCTGCTCAGCCCAGAAG TGTTGTCAGGATTTATCCTGCGGGAAGAGATTGAAG TTGGAGAGGAGATCGAGATGACACCCATGGTGTTTGCCAAGGGTTTGGCTGATGCAGGCTATTGGGGGGATAAGCTCTTCGGGCGCGTGGTGAGCGAGGACATGGAAGTGGGTGCTGGTTTCCTGCGCAAAGCCTGCCGTGCCAGAGCCATCTACGGCCTGGAGCCTGTCTTCGAGTCCGGCCGCACCTGCGTTATCAAAGTGCACAATTTCATCGTCTTTGGGACCAAGAATGAGAACAGCCTTATCGAGAAGAACTATGATATCACCATCCAG GAATGTAAAGTCCAAAACTCCAGCCGTGAGTACTGTAAGATCTTTGCTGCTGAGGCACGAGCAGTCCCTGATTTTGGAGCGGTGCCCGA GATAATTCCTCTGTACCTGATTTATCGTCCAGCCAACAACATCCCTTATGCCACAATGGAGGAGGACCTTGGCAGGCCTTGTGAGCAGTACTGTGTCACTGAGAGAGATGGCAGCTTGGTGGCACGAGGCACCTCGGAGATTGTGCTCAAATGCTGCACCTTCCAGCATTGGGTTTATCAGTGGACAAATGGAAACATCCTTGTGACTGACATGGAAG GAGTGGGCTGGAAGTTGACCAACGTACGGATCGCTACCAATCTGAAAGG GTACCAGGGGCTGAAGGAGAGctgcttcccctccctgctggagcagttcCCGGCTGCTCACAGGTGCAATCACTACTGCAGTATCCTGGGCCTGAAGATGCTGGAGCCAGCCAAGCCCAAGGGCTCCAAGAgtccctgcctgggcaggaagTCTGCCCAGtccagcccccagctccagAAGAAGGTGCTGACAAGTCCTCAGGGCACCCGCAAGGCTTCTGTGAGCCCCAAGAGCTCCCGGAGATCTGCAGAAACAGGGGAGGCCCCAACAGCCTGCAAACCCAGGTCAGGAGAGAGCAACAGAGCTGGCTGCCCACAGtag